The genome window GCTATTTTGGAGGGAAAGATACCCACTGTCCTCAGTCAGGCCGCTACCGCTTAGAATCACCTCATCATCTGATGCCACCTCCAAGGAGAGGCGCTTACCCTTAGAGTTTTCTTTATTGTGTGGGCCTTTGTTTTTGGTCTCCAGTGGGGTGGAGATGTTGGCCTTCACGGGGGAACGCGGACTGTTTTTTTTCCGTGGTGAAACGGGGTGAACCTTCACCTCAATGAGGTCTGTTTCAGGATTCTCCATGTGGCATAAAACTGCACAATCTTCACTGTAGGTTGGACACTTCATATCAGAGGCCTATCCAGACACAGCAACTGGAGGATATTGAGAGAGAGGGGGAAAAGAAAGAGACATTAAACCTCTGATCTTTGTTTTGCAAAGTGTACTAGAAAAATTGTGGATCCTTTTAATATTTACGCTTCTATCAAAAGTGAATTACAGTgctttcaaaatatacatttgatcaaCATGTGAGTTTCCTGGGATTATAATTTATGACTTTGGTGTTGCTAGCGCCATACTCTTCCAGTTGAGCCACATATATTAATCATATACTACATTAACAACAAACTAGCATAAGGGTATTAGAAAAACATACCAACATATATATGGATATAAGACAGGATTATCTTTTATCTTTGTGATGCATGTTAAACAAATTGCTGATATAATATATCTAATACAGCAATATGCACACATTATCTAACATTaaaatcaacataattaaagCCAATTCACATATTTTATACTCAAATCTTAAACATATTAAATTGGTTACTTGTTTTAGGCATTGCATGTTATTATTAAAACACACTAAACATGCATATCAGAATACCCACTCGttactgtataataataaatcCATGCAAACATTAATTAGGGGGTTATCTATATTTATGTGGTTTATTTATACTTAACATTTTGCGCGCCTACGTGCATGCAGTCCTGACGTGGCTCTATGAGTCACATACAAGCATTAACACGacttaaaatgtttcaaatattaCATTAACACGTTATATGAATCTTGAAATGCCATCTGTCTTATATGTAGTCAAAATTGCAACATAAAAAGAACAATAATAAGATATATCAGCCCATTACATAATAGTTAACTCATGCATGGTCGGCCTAGTTTAAAatcctcttaaaaaaaaacatataatttcacaAATGTATTCAAGTATAAAAACATAGGCGTCTCTTACCTCATAAATATAAAAGTACTCTTTTAGACAGTCTTATTATATCCCTAAAACTGCTTCCTAGTCGCTATTACAGTAGCAGGATTGGCAAACACTCATTACCAAATGTTTCTGAGCTTGAGAAAAAAAAGCGCCACATTAAATGGTTTGAGATTTGAAATTTGGCGAAAAAAccttctgaccaatcagagcgcaGTAGAATACTTTTAAACCAGCTGCAGCCAATGAAAACGAATCTGAATTCTCCGTCGACGTCTTGACGCAGCAAAACTGAAACGTCACATGCGAACAAAGAGCGCCACCCAATGAGAGGCGCAAATCGactacaaaaaagaaagaaaaaaaagcgcCTTTTTTAAGTTTATCAATAAAATTTGTTTACATATTTTGTTATTGGATTTGAGCCGCGTACGCTTATATATACACAGTGGAATACAAATTATGAAAATGCTATTTTATAtagttctttttaaatgtttataataacGAAATAATATTATCAGCacaattattgtattatttatttttaataattttaatacaaatgatTTATTTGGCAATTACATCTTATGTGCTTCAATGGAggctaaataaaaatgttatgtacAAAATACCTTTggcaattataatatatttttgagttttaaagttattttacattcttcaaaatcataaaactttatttccatgttttaaaaaaagatttcaatGTTATCTCAGACTATAGGACCccattgtatgtacagtatttgttAAATTGATGCACTATATACATTGtagtttatattatttattatatatacaatgcattttctaaaattatatatctatatgtgtgtgtgtgtttagaaaaTGCATTctatatattatacataatataaacTACAATTACACATTCAATAAACTAAAATACAGTCCACAATGTCCACCCCACCAAAGCATTTCACACCTTGGTGGAAAGTTCTAGAGAAAGCAAAGCATGTTTGTGAAACTACTCAGAGGGATAGTGAGATAAACTGtggtctttctctagaaactgatGGCTGGGATCACAATTGAATTTGACACAGACAGAGCAAAACTTATACACATTTCTTTATTGCTACAAATAACTACTGACTGTGATTATTGTCTTTGAGAATGTCTATGAGGGATTCCTTTTCAGAAAACTGTTGCAAAAACACAACTGTTTCCTCCAAATGTTTCTCTCCTTGTAAAAATCCATGAATGTCattaattgtttttcaaattctgtGATCGGTGATTTGGTCCTGGGAGAAGTTATTCATCCTGATCTTCTCCGATCTGCCTTTGGTGCCAATCTGTTACAACATAGGTGAAATTGCACTGTTTATAACTGTCAAATTATAATCTTTTAATACTTgactctgattggtcaatcatggcATTCTATGGtcaaatattttagtataatcGCCGGTAAACTGTTTAATGCACATAACTACATAACTTGTTTCATGTCTCTCATTTCACACTATCTTCAATTTCAAAACCaatatttaatttccatttaCTTAATTTGGCAATTAGctatgtaataagcaggataatgtacagtcagccaatcATTATAttgtgataatgactggctgactgtacaagATCTATTACATATCTATCATCATAGACGActcttcaaaagacttaaactgtTAATTCATGAATCaaagttcaataaaataaaatgctgatTCGTAAAGCCATGTACCTGGAGTTTTCGGTCATGGTATCTTCCTGGTCTTCTCCTCCAGTCTGGCGCTGTAGAGTGTTGCTCGAAGTAACGTCATGGCTTTCTCTTTGTTTTTTATCTGGGAACGCTCCTGCTGGCATTCAGCCACTATGCCTGAAATTCCAAAAAGTGATAAATCGCTTTCACTCCCAATGCCATGCATGCCAgagaaacaaacacagacacaaactaAAAGTTCATAAAGATCACTAAATAAAATCTTGACTATCtttagttagatagatagatagatagatagatagatagatagatagatagatagatagatagatagatagatagatagatagtccaCCAATTGGACAGAAGGagaatttagaataaaaaaggatttaagtattgatctgtttcccaccaaCACCAATCACATCACctcggaagacatggattaatcctcTAGAGAtgtttagattacttttatgctgcctttatgtgctttttggaacttcaaagttctgttcactttcacttgcattgtatggaccaacagagctgaaatattcttctaaaaaaatcttcatttgtgtataacagaagaaaaaacacatctaggatgtcatgagagaattttcatcacCTTCATGCAAAATACGTCTTAATTATTCTTTTGATTTGAGCTGAAATGTGACCTAAAACATGTTTCCTTGAAATTAACCCATATGTTAAGCATTTATGTAGCCCACAAgtatttttccttttaaaaaagaCCTTTTGCCATGTATGTCTGTATGCATGAGGGTAATTTAGTTAAAAAAGGCCATTGAAATGTTAAAAGAGCCATTGACACCACCTCACCTTTGCCCTCTCTGTTTCAGCCAGTTCATGCAAGTCTGGATCGTTATCTGAACAGAGAGATACATGCAAATGAAATGCCTCTCtagagattaaaaaataaatgtagtctTTTCACTTCAGTACCTTTCAACAAATCTTGTGTGTCCTCCAACTCTTTTTGTTTTCCCTCTAACCCTTGTATTGTTTGGACCAAAGGCCCTAGGACAGACAGGTTAGTCTTCTTTATATCATCTGCTGGTTGTTTATCAGTATTGATAGCTTGTAAACATGTGTAATATTCCCATTCCTTCTTCTTTAAATAGTCATGTAAAGATTTCTTGTTGAAGATCTCTTTCACAGACATAATCTTAGTGATCATCAGAGACTGAGATGTATGAAAGACTCTTTGGTTTGTACTTTTAAGGTGTTGTAATGGGCTGTTAACACTCCTGTGAAGACTGTCCTGAGAACTGTCACATTGTGCATTGACTGACTGCATGGGAAAGAGTCTTACAAAAGCAGACCACAGCCATCTCAACTCGAATAAAGTATTTAAAGTGGACAATTAAACGCGAAAAATACAATTGACCATTTTAACTGTTTCCTAACAGAACAACTGTAACGCTGCACACAATTACCACAATCTTCACATGACATGAACATCATCTGTAGATACCcttcttcttttcttcttttgaaatattcttcaaaataaaagttcagaATCCTGTACTGGAAATTTTCAAGATTTTTGGGTAAAAAGCTTAACCATGGCAAAGCATTAGTAATATATcctaacacacacgcacgcacaagttcacgctcgcgcacacacacacacacacacattagcacaAGATTCAAATGTTGCACACATGTATTACgtacacgcatatacacacaattagaaaaattaaaatgttgaaaatgtattatgtaacctttgttacatttgcatttttttttaaagtttaatataacatttatgtagtgttattttattgaaatgtattttcatttaaaatttattttttttaattataattttgatcAACTTTTACAATTATACACACCGTAATATTATATCGTAATATGcacctgtattattattattaatattattactattaacatTATAATTATTCAAAATTAAATATTCTGTTTTGTCTCAAAATAGCATTTAATTTACTCTAAataaatttgtaataatttatgAACAGTAAATAATTTACTGGAAGAAGTTCCAGTGTGAAGTCAAGTGAAAAATCAACTGAGTAGTACCATCTGAAACCAACAGATGGCAATACATGTCAAATTAATTTAGCACGGTCTCCTCTAAACTCAATCTAgggtcaacacacacacacacacacacacacacaaacacacacacgcacactcacacacacacacacacacacacgcgcacgcgcgcgcgcacacacacacacgcatacacatgtagtgtttccatgtattatggggactttccatagacataatggtttttatactgtacaaactttatattctatcccctaaacctaaccctacccctaaacctaaccctacccctaaacctaaccctcacagaaaactttctgcatttttacattttcaaaaaacataatttagtatgatttataagctgttttcctcatggggaccgacaaaatgtccccacaaggtcaaaaatttcgggttttactatccttatggggacatttggtccacacaaagtgataaatacacgctcacacacacacacacgcacacattcgcATACATATTCAAGTAATGAACAAGTGTCAACAATTAAATTCAACAAGTAAAAACATATTGCGAGTGCACGTAAAACCTATTGAGAatgcacgcaaaacttattgagagcataggcggaaatcgcgggggggtcaggggggtcaggaccccccatctgagggttgtccccctaaaatatcattaaaatatttgtaatgttaataatataatgatatattcttaaaataattgtttaagaaataaaataatacaaatgcaaatggggcaacaacaaaaaaaaccttggtgtccccttcaaaaattgctcttgagaattgttatgtttattgtcccccccaacattttgatgaaattttcgcccctgattgAGAGTGCACGCAAATCCTATTGAGAGTGCACGCAAAACATATTGAGAGTGCACGCAAATCCTATTGAGAGTGCACGCAAAACATATTGAGAGTGCACGCAAATCCTATTGAGAGTGCACGCAAAACATATTGAGAGTGCACGCAAATCCTATTGAGAGTGCACGCAaaacatattataataataataataataataactttattcttatatagcgcctttaaagCAGCTTCTCAAGGCGctttacataataaaacaagcaaaacaaaaatacatcacagaaaaaaaaaaaaaagaaaaaaaagaaaatattgtgagAAAATATTGAGAGtgcacgcaaaactatttcagaaaacaaattaccTCCTGTCCTCACATGGGCTCCGTAGCTTTgtacttgagaaaaaaaatgttttttgagaaaataaattcagggagaaaaaattatttagagagaaaaaaattttttcaccttgcggttcagggcttccatacaAATGCAAGCtaacaaaaacataattgttcAGGAAAGTTAGTTCAGTGATCAAGGCGACACAGTGACAAGCAACTTTGTGAGAAAACATTGTGAGAAAAATGACTAAATTAATATTTAGTCACAAACTGTCTGTTCTTTCATTTATTAAATAGGTCTATATTGCTAAACATTCAAGCTGTTATCTCAGAATGATACCCTATAGGTAATGCAACTCCTCAATATGTCCTGCTTGAGTCTATTGGCTTTATTAAAATGAGATTTGACATTCTTTGGCACCTGCGCCCCACAGGACAGGGGAATGAGGTTCTGAATAGAGGGCTAATCCTCTGCAAAGTCATGCAGATTATTTAGTGGAATTGCTTGAATGATCAAAGGCTCTTGTTCGGGGTGAATATATGTAACATTTAACCACAAAGTCACAAGACAAACTTAAAGCAGAACAGAGACTTCAAGAATGCATATGGGTGGACAATATATAGAGCCAGAGCTGACAGGGGAAATCCAAATCTTGTTAACACATAAAGTTTACATGTTTgttgctataattttgaaacagtgtgtatttgaatgtttatagactcgttccattcacttccattataacctagatttttgctttactaaagctaaaaaaaaaagtcaagattatttttgtggtaatcaacattgtgccaaaaatgctgtcaacttgcattaaacatgaaacataaaaaaaaaaattaatccttGTATAATTATTCTAGTTTTCATGACCTTATATTAATTGAGAGATCACATGGGATATGTGCACAGTTCATTTCTTACACCAATATTTACCACCTTAAATATACAATTTTCCTCATGCATTCAGATAAAATGTCACTGATTGTTCCAAGTTCAACCTCAGTGCTCTGTTATGATTTGTAAAGTATGTTCATCTCTTTAAGAAAGCAAACATGTATTAGTTTTGATGACGTAGTGTGTATAACGGAGCAAAACATGGGGTGATTAACCAGAGCCAAATTTATTCAAAGAGAGCCATTCACTGAGAGCAGTGGAATTTAGAGCAACTTCACGCTGAGTAATTGCACATTCACTCGGGCAGTGCTGAGACAAACAAACTGTAAGCTCCAAACAGTGACATGCATAACATTCAAGAAAATGTGAAGAATCCGCCAGCTGAGCTCAAGAAAGTAAGTAAACTGCAACACTGTAGCAAGTCTTTCTCAATCAAAGCTCCTGTAAGAACAGTGTGGTTGTAATGCAATGTCATACTACACATACTATTTTAGATGTATCCTGTTGGCAGTTTGCAAAGAATACCTTGATGACCTACAACAGTATACAACCAAAGCATACTGCAAAGAATATTGTATGCCATTAACAAATGTCCTTGGCTTCCATTTCCTATGTGATGAATGAGGAATATTGAGCATTCAATTACGAACAGCTTATGTCGTGTATTTTGGGCTATGTTCTTGAATAGAATACAAGCaaactgttaactacatacaacaAAATGTACACTACCTTGTATACCTTTAAAGTAGTATGTGAAACCGTATGCAACATAAACATTTCAAAGCATAATTTGCTAAATTGTTGTCACATGATCTCATTATATGCATGAGAGATTTTTATTGGTCACATTGGAAATGGAATGTCAtgttgagcacacacacacacacacacacacacacacacacacacacacacacacacacacacacacacacacacacacacacacacacacacacacagtatatactctatatatacatatatgataTCAAAATCGAATTCTGTCTTATGTTTGTTGCTGCCATCCAATGtttgtttgatatatttttttttattttgtaattgtcaACATTTATATGTTGAGTCATTAAAAATGCAAGCAAAGTTATATTTTAGAAACTGTATCAAAGTTGATTAtaaataatgtctatatataataatcaataatataccattaataatataacaataatatttcttattttttaattttaaacaaaatgttgttgtataatataaataaacgtatgaataaaaatactatattaattGTATACAATTATTGCTATTATTAGTAGTatagtttaaaaaatattacggataatattttatattatacagtatattatacattAGAATATATCAGTAATATTATGATATCAGTAATGTAATATAAAACCTTTTATGATTAATAttctaaaataaattatgaatattACTTACAATATcatgccctgcgatggactggcgacctgtgttccccgcctttcgcccaatgttagctgggataggctccagccccccgcgaccctgtacacaggataagcggttgacgatggatggatggatggacttacaATATCATATATTATAcattctaaataaataataaattggtaaatattattaaaaatattataatattaatactatcaaataatatttcatattattatgtataaatatttctataatttatatttttaaatattttataatatatattatgaacaataatatattattaatattataatattaataatatattattgttaataataataataatatattattaatattatattattaatattataatatgaatattctaaagaataataataattactattttcaaaacatacaatatttcgtattacatgttataaatatataatactaGTAATATTAATGCtggaaaaaagataaaaatagtataatatttattattattttatatttaaatattatttagaacatattgttatatataataaataaactataatatatTCAtagaaataatatattaattatatttcatattatCCTTATTAGAATGTTTacgtttaaaaaatattatgtacAATATTGtataatacatattatacataataATATCTCAGTAATATTATTagataaataatataatacaaaactATTCATGACTATTAATCTTAAGTAAATGATTAACATTACTTAGaatattttatatgatatattatGAACAATAATACATGATTAATGatagtataatattaatattatacataataataattattattattggtgcaggagcagtgagaggtgcaggagcagtgagagatgcagtgagaggtgcaggagcagtgagagatacaGTGAGATTAGcaagagcagtgagagatgcagtgagaggtgcaggagcagtgagagatacaGTGAGAGGaacaggagcagtgagagatgcagtgagaggtgcaggagcagtgagagatgcagtgagattagcaggagcagtgagagatgcagtgagaggtgcaggagcagtgagagatgcagtgagattagcaggagcagtgagagatgcagtgagaggtgcaggagcagtgagagatacaGTGAGATTAGCAgtagcagtgagagatgcagtgagaggtgcaggagcagtgagagatgcagtgagattagcaggagcagtgagagatgcagtgagaggtgcaggagcagtgagagatgcagtgagattagcaggagcagtgagagatgcagtgagaggtgcaggagcagtgagagatgcagtgagattagcaggagcagtgagagatgcagtgagaggtgcaggagcagtgagagatgcagtgagattagcaggagcagtgagagatgcagtgagaggtgcaggagcagtgagagatacagtgagaggtgcaggagcagtgagagatgcagtgagattagcaggagcagtgagagatgcagtgcgaggtgcaggagcagtgagagatgcagtgagaggtgcaggagcagtgtgagatgcagtgagaggtgcaggagcagtcaGAGATACAGTGAGAttagcaggagcagtgagagatgcagtgagaggtgcaggagcagtgagagatacagtgagaggtgcaggagcagtgtgAGATGCAGTGAGAttagcaggagcagtgagagatacagtgagaggtgcaggagcagtgagagatgcagtgagattagcaggagcagtgagagatgcagtgagaggtgcaggagcagtgtgagatgcagtgagaggtgcaggagcagtgagagctACAGTGAGAttagcaggagcagtgagagatgcagtgagaggtgcaggagcagtgagagatacagtgagaggtgcaggagcagtgagagatgcagtgagattagcaggagcagtgagagatgcagtgagaggtgcaggagcagtgagagatgcagtgagattagcaggagcagtgagagatgcagtgagaggtgcaggagcagtgagagatgcagtgagattagcaggagcagtgagagatgcagtgagaggtgcaggagcagtgagagatgcagtgagattagcaggagcagtgagagatgcagtgagaggtgcaggtgcaggagcagtgagagatacagtgagaggtgcaggagcagtgtgagatgcagtgagaggagcaggagcagtgagagatgcagtgagattagcaggagcagtgagagatgcagtgagattagcaggagcagtgagagatgcagtgagaggtgcaggagcagtgagagatacattgagaggtgcaggagcattgagagatgcagtgagaggtgcaggagcagtgagagatgcagtgagattagcaggagcagtgagagatgcagtaatTTTGTGCTTTTTAGTCCCCTTTTTATCTGGgctttat of Xyrauchen texanus isolate HMW12.3.18 chromosome 20, RBS_HiC_50CHRs, whole genome shotgun sequence contains these proteins:
- the LOC127660303 gene encoding uncharacterized protein LOC127660303 is translated as MHNIQENVKNPPAELKKVTVRDAVRGAGAVRDTVRLARAVRDAVRGAGAVRDTVRGTGAVRDAVRGAGAVRDAVRLAGAVRDAVRGAGAVRDAVRLAGAVRDAVRGAGAVRDAVRLAGAVRDAVRGAGAVRDAVRLAGAVRDAVRGAGAVRDAVRLAGAVRDAVRGAGAVRDAVRLAGAVRDAVRGAGAVRDTVRGAGAVRDAVRLAGAVRDAVRGAGAVRDAVRGAGAV